The genomic region TCTCCTGACCGCCGTTCAGATTTGTCGGATCCGGATTTTCTCCCTCACGCGTGATGATGTCGCCGTCCGTCGGTGCCGATCCTTCTGCAGGAAGATTCGGGTTGAAACCCGGGTTGTCGACAACGTTGCCGATCCACACAAATGGCAGGCGACCTGTGAAAATACCCGCGCCTCCACGCAGCTGAGTCGATCGGTCGCCGCGAACGTCCCAGTTGAACCCGACGCGCGGCGAGAAGAGCGGCGTGGCCCCGGCCAGCTTTGCCTGATCAATCGTCTCCGCATTGTCGTCTTGATCCAGTAGCGACAGTCCAGTCGAGTACGGATTTGCAACCGGCTCAGTGAAGTACATGGGTATGTCTACGCGGAGCCCGAACGTCAGGTTGAATTTCTCATTGACCAGAAATTCGTCCTGCGCGTAAAACGCCAGCTGACCCACCTCGTTCGTCTGACCCTTGAAGGGGGCGTCCGCGCTGGCGATCTGCGTCCTGTAGTCTATAAAATTGGCACTGGTGGGGTCGGTAACATCGAAAAACTGATCCAGGGATTGAATGGTTGTCGAAGCAAAACCGAGTCCGAATAATCCGTGCCGGAAGATGTTAAACGAATTGAAGAACTTGAAGTACTCAAAGTTGGCGCCTACAGTTATAACGTGGCGCCCTGCGAAATAGCTGAAGTTGTTCGTCAGCTGCAGCACGTCCTGGTCGAGGATGTTATGGATGGAGAATCCCTCATGTCCCACCGACGTGTACGTGACACCGTCTTCTGCGATTTCCAGGGTCGGGAAGTCCTCGCTGAACGGGTCCCGATGATCGCGGAACACGCTGTAGCTGGCAAAGAACCGGTTGGCAAACCGGTTTGACCGGCTGTTCAGCTCAAGCGCAAAGGAGTGCAGCTTGTTGTTGATCCGGTAACCCGACTTCTGGAAGGGTAGGCTCGTTTCATTTGGACCGCGACCGGTACCCGCGAAGCTGAGTACGAACGGATGCGGTCCCTGATCGCGAAATGCGTTCAGGTAGTTGTAACGTAGCGACAGATTGTTGCTCTGGTTTACGTTCCAATCCAACTTCACCAGGAGCTTCTCGTTGTCGGTGTTGTGCGTGTATCCCTGATATTCGCCCGGATCGTAGCCGTACGATGAGATCATACGATCCCGAATCTGATCCATCACCGACGCCTGGACGCGAGATTCGCCGAGGCCCGGCGTCCCACCCGTGCTGGCGGTGAAGTTTGTCCCCGGATCCTCGCGCCGCTCAATCTCTCCATTCGCAAAGAAGAACAGTTTGTTCTTGACGATCGGGCCGCTGATGGTCACTCCCGTCTGCGTGAACGAAAGGTCGGGATTGGCGAAGATCTCCTGGCCGCTGAGCTTGTTGCCCACCAGGTCTTCGTTTCGGATAAAGAAATAGGCGGAACCCTTGAAGTCGTTGGTACCGCTCTTTGTCACCTGGTTGATACCGGCTCCCGTGAAGCCGCCCTCGCGTACGTCAAACGGCGCCACCGAGACTTGGACCTGTTCAATGGCGTCGAAGGGCACGGGCTGTGCATTCGACTGGCCACCCGGTTCCGGCGCATCGAGGCCGTACGGGTTGTTGAAGTACGAGCCGTCAAGCGAGATGTTGTTGAACAGCCAGTTCCGGCCCCCGAAACTCAGGTTACCATCACTGCGGGGATCGAGCCGTGTGAGATCACGCGTGCTCCGTTTGATGGATGGCATCTGGGCGACCTGGTCCGGGTTGATGAATGTCGCCGCACCGTTGCGATCGCTGTTGAGGATCTCATCCTGTTCGGCCGTGACAAGGACGGTACCCAGTTCAATCG from Rhodothermales bacterium harbors:
- a CDS encoding TonB-dependent receptor, which produces MNHIYRTLRVAGVFAMATFFLSQNALSQGVTTAAMSGLVTDQQGEPLPGANVVAVHVESGTVYGSSVRNGGAYTIPNMRVGGPYRVTTSFVGFTDRVEDNIYLSLGQNLRLDFTLTEQAIELGTVLVTAEQDEILNSDRNGAATFINPDQVAQMPSIKRSTRDLTRLDPRSDGNLSFGGRNWLFNNISLDGSYFNNPYGLDAPEPGGQSNAQPVPFDAIEQVQVSVAPFDVREGGFTGAGINQVTKSGTNDFKGSAYFFIRNEDLVGNKLSGQEIFANPDLSFTQTGVTISGPIVKNKLFFFANGEIERREDPGTNFTASTGGTPGLGESRVQASVMDQIRDRMISSYGYDPGEYQGYTHNTDNEKLLVKLDWNVNQSNNLSLRYNYLNAFRDQGPHPFVLSFAGTGRGPNETSLPFQKSGYRINNKLHSFALELNSRSNRFANRFFASYSVFRDHRDPFSEDFPTLEIAEDGVTYTSVGHEGFSIHNILDQDVLQLTNNFSYFAGRHVITVGANFEYFKFFNSFNIFRHGLFGLGFASTTIQSLDQFFDVTDPTSANFIDYRTQIASADAPFKGQTNEVGQLAFYAQDEFLVNEKFNLTFGLRVDIPMYFTEPVANPYSTGLSLLDQDDNAETIDQAKLAGATPLFSPRVGFNWDVRGDRSTQLRGGAGIFTGRLPFVWIGNVVDNPGFNPNLPAEGSAPTDGDIITREGENPDPTNLNGGQENYSRLSQSFDVNGMDPDFKWPQVWTVDLGIDQQLPWGLLGTLEFIYSKDINSVVVRNADLGLPIRTLSDSRPYYGGFGFNELNEAFPFEGAGVYVLDNSSDGYNYNITAQLRKTFESGLSTSMAYTFLEAKSLLKSTEIASVLFSESPVQGDPNDPQLGYSEFGSRHRIIGSAMYGYRWSETLKTQLGLFFEVAQGNTFLGAGGNRYSYTYSGDVNGDGFGGNDLIYIPASQDEIRLSSTDGNGNFVGTVDDQWRRLNRFIEQDDYLSDHRGEIAERFGGVNPWFGNIDLRLLQDISVLTGSKRNTLQLSLDILNLPNLLNSDWGVRKVATPAATSPLTLIGFDGDDEPVFNFASAPQLFEAIVADGDLETFVESPALASRWQIQLGVKYIFN